Proteins encoded in a region of the Ziziphus jujuba cultivar Dongzao chromosome 3, ASM3175591v1 genome:
- the LOC112492268 gene encoding disease resistance protein At4g27190-like — protein sequence MLFHETRVKARADRLKYRLRKEEKFLVVLDDVWKKLDLVDVGIAFEDDQKGCMILSTSRFQDVLGNHMSLQKNFPVELLSKDEAWDWFSKIVEDDSTMNSETQLLANQIAEECGCLPTAILTVERALKNKSLSSWKDALRQL from the coding sequence ATGCTATTCCATGAGACTCGTGTGAAGGCAAGAGCAGACCGGCTGAAATATCGATTGAGGAAGGAAGAGAAATTTCTCGTAGTACTAGACGACGTTTGGAAGAAGCTAGACCTTGTAGATGTTGGAATAGCTTTTGAAGATGATCAAAAGGGATGCATGATACTCAGCACGTCTAGATTTCAAGATGTGTTAGGTAATCATATGAGTTTGCAGAAGAATTTCCCAGTTGAACTTCTATCAAAAGACGAAGCATGGGACTGGTTTAGTAAGATAGTGGAAGATGATTCAACCATGAACTCTGAAACCCAATTGTTGGCAAATCAAATTGCTGAAGAATGTGGTTGCCTACCAACTGCCATTCTAACAGTTGAACgtgcattgaaaaataaaagcttgTCATCTTGGAAGGATGCCTTGAGACAACTCTAG